AGGGATCGGGGGTGCGGTACTCGACGCGCTTCGACTTGGGATTATTGGTCACCGGAATCCGCAGAGAGGCGGAGCGGTTGCGGTTGGAGTAAGCCAGGTTTACCGGCGCCTCATACCCAGGAACCAGACGCTTGTAGGAGTTGGTGCTGGGGTTGGTGAAGGCGCACAGGGCTTTGGCGTGCTTCATGATGCCGCCGATGTAGTACATGGCCATTTTGGAAAGGCCGCCGTAGCCATCGCCTGCAAAGAGATTCTGTCCTTCCTTCCACAGGGACTGATGGCAATGCATTCCGGAGCCGTTGTCGCCAAAAAGGGGTTTGGGCATGAAGGTGACGGTCTTGCCGTTGCGCACCGCGACGTTCTTGATGATGTATTTGAACCACTGCAGGGTGTCGCCCATGCTCAGCAGGGAATCGAAACGCATGTCTATTTCGCATTGACCGCCGGTGGCTACCTCGTGGTGGGAAGCTTCGATGCGCATGCCGACGCTCTGCAGCACCTGCACCATCTCATTGCGCAGATCGACGAGCGAGTCGGTGGGAGCGCAGGGGAAGTATCCTTCCTTGTGGCGAGGCTTGTAGCCGAGGTTGGGATACTCTTCGCGGCCGGAGTTCCAGATTCCTTCGTTGGAATCAAGTGAATAGAAAGACTCGTTGGCGCTGGAGCCGTAGCGGACTTCGTCGAAGACGAAGAATTCGGGCTCGGGACCGAAATAGGCGGTATCGGCAATTCCGGTCGACTTGAGGTAGGCTTCGGCCTTCTTGGCGATGAACCGGGGATCGCGGGAGTAGCCTTCGCGGGTGATCGGATCGATGATGTTGCAGATCAGGCTCAGAGTCGGCACGGCGATAAAAGGATCGATTTTAGCCGAGGTGGGATCGGGCATGAGCAGCATATCGCTGTTGTGAATGGGCTGCCAGCCGCGAATCGAGGAGCCGTCGAAACCGATTCCTTCTTCAAAGGTTTCTTCGCTGAATTCGCTGGTGGGGGTGGAAAAGTGCTGCCATATTCCTACGAAATCGAGGAACTTGTAATCGACCATCTGAACGTTGTTTTCGGCAGCAAAAGCTAGGACTTCTCTGGGTGTCATTGCGATCTCCTTTGACAAATTGTATGAAACGGCTCCTTGAAAGGCGCCGGGTTAGGGTTATAAATCAATCGGGATTTAATCCTACAAGGCATCATCGCCGCGTTCACCGGTACGGATGCGGACCACCTCGTCCACGGGCGTGACGAATA
This is a stretch of genomic DNA from Desulfuromonas sp. TF. It encodes these proteins:
- the glnA gene encoding type I glutamate--ammonia ligase; this translates as MTPREVLAFAAENNVQMVDYKFLDFVGIWQHFSTPTSEFSEETFEEGIGFDGSSIRGWQPIHNSDMLLMPDPTSAKIDPFIAVPTLSLICNIIDPITREGYSRDPRFIAKKAEAYLKSTGIADTAYFGPEPEFFVFDEVRYGSSANESFYSLDSNEGIWNSGREEYPNLGYKPRHKEGYFPCAPTDSLVDLRNEMVQVLQSVGMRIEASHHEVATGGQCEIDMRFDSLLSMGDTLQWFKYIIKNVAVRNGKTVTFMPKPLFGDNGSGMHCHQSLWKEGQNLFAGDGYGGLSKMAMYYIGGIMKHAKALCAFTNPSTNSYKRLVPGYEAPVNLAYSNRNRSASLRIPVTNNPKSKRVEYRTPDPSCNGYLAFAAMLMAGLDGIENKIDPGEPLDKDIYGLSPEELKDIPNVAGTLQEALQALREDHAFLLKGDVFTEDVIDMWIDYKTEAEVNPVRMRPCPEEFALYFDC